One region of Streptococcus salivarius genomic DNA includes:
- a CDS encoding accessory Sec-dependent serine-rich glycoprotein adhesin, whose product MFFRRNEGEFRETDRVTRFKLIKSGKNWLRAATSNFGLFKVVKGGADAPSVTVQNVEEKSSLLSGTALLKGIAAAGAVAGGAVATYTAQAEETTASALESQATTNHDIIANSDSVALSAAPVSETVASEAPASASQESTSSSVDAQASTDASVSVSQSVSAELSQAISESVSLSKVNSTSESQSHTESNSGSHSESTSASESATSTAATASETATQEDEKTILDQNVSEAELLVGIAKDYQAKLTDTATKTEIQTAIATVQEEVAKSTTLLAASATNAAYAEQRERLGNAVDNMMTKITDNGFTGNSVVNGVAAVTAQLAPISTSTTGSVDTNPVISNANGATIEDAAFNEAGYALDPNADRFTFGVWQFLKTDHATGAKTNFDYYATLAVDRSAITGSLSANPDVYLRIVKKSDGSEVYTRTIKAGESNISLPSYITNNNSDVTNTLTYAPANGTNPGNVTFSLVNANLEYETLQIRDTNYPGNQGEDKPNVQTSVPYAKANQTTYYRVVDSSKYTEGQTYTPTGNETVLASYTQTGLAGQQFTASGNRDVAGYKPVAATTDITQKTSGIIGKGVVGQKLVELQGGANHYYVKRISEIVDTDGSTVTKYYALDPSQVNNFATSDIGTEDVSKYTLIYTSKVNKAGEEWKADETKVTRVNSKNGDYYIDVNETAGSKSLVITGWQSTTEKVNLVHDETKVAEGFAKPFTGAPDPSLTPAGKGNNAWNLIAGRNADIVAKSKVTQPDGSITYTELKGYSSFSNNYSIPSAVKPSTDVNYYFVKSEGNVYVHYVDTEGKTIKAFVTDEKEQPVGKDYDTVIDNRPQEIEFEGKTYELVPAGNYTVGDVDDQGHLKSTDATTGKVIEGDKHVTYVYKLKEVKGNVYVHYVDTEGNELKPSVTDEENQPVDKDYDTVVDNRPQTIEKDGKTYELVPAGNYKVGQVDSDGHLTSTDATTGKVIEGDKNVTYVYKLKEQPKGNVYVHYVDVNGNKIKDDVTDEDKQPVDKDYDTVVDNRPKTITTTDGKVYELVPEGNYPVGQVDSQGHWTGDDATTGKVIEGDKNVTYVYKLKEESKSESASGSTSGSTSSTSESASLSASGSTSGSTSSTSESASLSASLSASLSKSAVESASVSASQSESLKTSASESASVSGSQSVSLSTSASASASVSGSQSASLSTSGSASASVSASQSASLSTSGSESASVSGSQSASLSTSASASASVSASQSVSLSTSASASASVSASQSASLSTSASASASVSASQSASLSTSASESASVSASQSASLSTSASESASVSASQSASLSTSTSESISVSASISESISIVTNNSESESASSSESASASLSDSVSASASESASASESVSASESASASESVSASESASASESASTSASVSASESASSSESTSVSESVSASESYSASASLSESTSTSTSVSESLSSSESTSASISESMSESETPKVGEVIITYIRENDGKEIQKPRQDTPNSPYDTPYNTTEEGEKPKTIKTPDGKTYKIVPKGDYPVGKVDGDGHLESSDPIKGKVDKPKSTITYVYKEVKGNVYVHYVDVNGNKIKDDVTDEKDQPVDKDYDTVIDNRPKEIEFQGKTYELVPAGNYPVGKVDEQGHWNGDDATTGKVVEGDKNVTYVYKLKEDPTKPKEGDVIITYVDEKGKEIKKPRQDTPNSPYDTPYNTTEEGEKPKTIKTPDGKTYKIVPKGDYPVGKVDGDGHLESSDPTKGKVEKPRSIITYVYKEVKGDVHVHYKDTEGKTIKTSVVDEKDQPVDKDYDTVVDNRPKTITTTDGKVYELVPAGNYPVGKVDGQGHLESSDATTGKVIEGRKDVTYIYKLKEQPAQPKGNVYVHYVDENGNTIKQSVTDEFGQPVGKDYDTVIDNRPKTIVTADGKVYELVPQGNYPVGSVDGDGHLTTTDPVTGKVIEGDKNVTYVYKLVDTTPEKPVTPTPGKPEQPTPGKPVDPAPKAPAKATPVKPAQEMAQLPNTGEESNVAATAALGLLATASGLALAAKRKKTEE is encoded by the coding sequence ATGTTTTTTAGACGTAACGAAGGAGAATTCCGTGAAACTGATCGCGTGACTCGCTTCAAACTTATCAAATCGGGTAAAAACTGGCTTCGTGCTGCAACATCTAACTTTGGACTTTTCAAAGTTGTTAAAGGTGGCGCAGATGCTCCGTCAGTAACAGTTCAAAATGTAGAAGAAAAATCTTCTCTTCTTTCAGGTACAGCCCTTCTTAAAGGGATTGCAGCAGCAGGTGCTGTGGCAGGTGGTGCAGTAGCAACTTACACTGCTCAAGCCGAAGAAACAACTGCATCAGCTTTGGAAAGCCAAGCAACTACAAACCATGACATCATTGCTAACTCTGATTCAGTTGCCTTGAGCGCTGCTCCAGTATCTGAAACAGTAGCTTCAGAAGCTCCAGCATCAGCTAGTCAAGAGTCTACAAGCTCTTCAGTTGACGCTCAAGCAAGCACAGACGCTTCAGTTTCAGTATCACAATCTGTATCAGCAGAATTGTCACAAGCCATCTCAGAATCTGTTTCACTTAGCAAAGTGAACTCAACATCTGAAAGCCAATCACACACTGAAAGCAACAGTGGTTCACATTCAGAATCAACTTCAGCTTCAGAATCAGCAACTTCAACAGCTGCAACTGCATCAGAAACAGCTACTCAAGAAGATGAAAAAACTATCTTGGATCAAAACGTTTCAGAAGCAGAATTGCTTGTAGGTATCGCTAAAGATTACCAAGCTAAGTTGACTGATACAGCTACTAAAACTGAAATCCAAACTGCTATCGCAACAGTTCAAGAAGAAGTTGCTAAATCAACTACATTACTTGCTGCATCAGCAACAAACGCTGCTTACGCAGAACAACGTGAGCGCCTTGGTAACGCTGTTGACAACATGATGACTAAGATCACTGACAATGGCTTCACAGGTAACTCAGTAGTTAACGGTGTTGCAGCAGTTACTGCACAGTTGGCACCAATCTCAACAAGCACTACTGGTAGTGTAGATACTAACCCAGTTATTTCAAATGCTAATGGTGCAACGATTGAAGATGCAGCCTTCAATGAAGCTGGTTATGCTTTGGATCCAAATGCTGATCGCTTTACTTTCGGTGTATGGCAATTCCTTAAAACTGACCACGCTACTGGAGCTAAAACAAACTTTGATTATTATGCTACTCTTGCAGTAGACCGTTCAGCTATCACTGGTAGCCTTTCAGCTAATCCTGATGTTTACTTGCGTATTGTGAAGAAATCTGATGGATCAGAAGTTTACACTCGTACCATCAAAGCTGGAGAAAGCAATATCTCTCTTCCAAGCTACATCACAAACAACAACTCTGATGTAACTAATACTTTGACATACGCACCTGCTAACGGAACTAATCCAGGTAACGTAACCTTCTCATTGGTAAATGCTAACCTTGAGTATGAAACACTTCAAATCCGTGATACTAACTACCCAGGTAACCAAGGTGAAGACAAGCCAAACGTTCAAACTTCTGTTCCTTATGCTAAAGCTAATCAAACAACTTACTATAGAGTTGTTGACAGCAGCAAGTACACAGAAGGACAAACATACACACCAACTGGAAATGAAACAGTTCTTGCAAGCTATACTCAAACAGGTCTTGCAGGGCAACAATTCACAGCCTCAGGAAATCGTGATGTTGCCGGTTACAAACCGGTAGCTGCCACAACAGATATAACTCAAAAAACATCAGGTATTATCGGTAAGGGTGTTGTTGGACAAAAACTTGTCGAACTTCAAGGTGGAGCAAACCACTACTATGTGAAACGTATTTCTGAAATCGTTGATACTGATGGCTCAACTGTAACGAAATACTACGCCCTTGATCCATCTCAAGTGAACAATTTTGCTACATCAGATATTGGTACTGAAGATGTATCGAAATACACACTCATCTATACAAGTAAAGTTAACAAAGCTGGTGAAGAGTGGAAGGCTGATGAGACTAAAGTTACAAGAGTAAACAGCAAAAATGGTGACTACTATATTGATGTTAACGAAACTGCTGGAAGCAAATCACTTGTCATTACTGGTTGGCAGTCTACAACAGAGAAAGTAAACCTCGTACACGATGAAACCAAGGTTGCTGAAGGATTTGCAAAACCATTTACAGGTGCTCCAGATCCTTCATTGACTCCTGCTGGTAAAGGAAACAACGCTTGGAACTTGATCGCAGGACGTAATGCTGATATTGTTGCAAAATCTAAGGTAACTCAACCAGATGGAAGCATTACTTATACAGAGTTGAAAGGTTACTCTTCATTCTCAAACAACTACTCAATTCCATCAGCAGTTAAACCATCAACTGATGTGAACTATTACTTTGTCAAGTCTGAAGGTAATGTTTACGTTCACTATGTAGATACTGAAGGTAAGACAATCAAAGCATTTGTAACAGATGAAAAAGAACAACCAGTTGGTAAAGACTACGATACAGTAATCGATAATCGTCCACAAGAAATCGAATTCGAAGGTAAGACATACGAATTGGTACCAGCAGGTAACTACACAGTTGGTGATGTAGATGATCAAGGTCACCTTAAGTCTACTGATGCTACAACAGGTAAAGTTATCGAAGGCGATAAACATGTTACTTATGTTTACAAACTTAAAGAAGTGAAAGGTAACGTTTATGTTCACTATGTAGATACAGAAGGTAATGAGTTGAAGCCTTCTGTAACGGATGAAGAAAATCAACCGGTTGATAAGGACTACGATACAGTTGTAGATAACCGTCCACAAACAATCGAAAAAGACGGTAAGACATACGAATTGGTACCAGCAGGTAACTACAAAGTAGGTCAAGTTGACTCAGATGGTCACCTTACGTCTACTGATGCTACAACAGGTAAAGTTATCGAAGGTGATAAGAACGTTACTTACGTCTACAAACTTAAAGAACAACCTAAAGGTAATGTTTATGTTCACTATGTAGATGTCAATGGTAATAAGATTAAAGATGATGTCACTGATGAAGATAAACAACCAGTCGATAAAGACTACGATACAGTAGTAGACAATCGTCCAAAGACTATCACAACAACTGATGGTAAAGTTTACGAATTGGTGCCAGAAGGTAACTATCCAGTAGGTCAAGTTGATTCACAAGGTCACTGGACAGGCGATGATGCTACAACTGGTAAAGTTATCGAAGGTGATAAGAATGTTACTTACGTCTACAAACTTAAAGAAGAATCAAAATCTGAATCAGCTTCAGGTTCAACATCAGGTTCAACCTCATCAACATCAGAATCAGCATCATTGAGTGCTTCAGGTTCAACATCAGGTTCAACCTCATCAACATCAGAATCAGCATCATTGAGTGCATCACTTTCAGCATCATTGAGCAAATCTGCTGTTGAATCAGCTTCAGTATCAGCAAGCCAATCAGAATCATTGAAAACTTCGGCGTCTGAATCAGCTTCAGTGTCAGGAAGTCAATCAGTATCGTTGAGTACATCAGCGTCAGCATCAGCTTCAGTATCAGGAAGCCAATCAGCATCGTTGAGTACTTCAGGTTCTGCATCAGCTTCAGTATCTGCTAGCCAATCAGCATCGTTGAGTACTTCAGGTTCTGAATCAGCTTCAGTATCAGGAAGTCAATCAGCGTCGTTGAGTACATCAGCATCTGCATCAGCTTCAGTATCTGCTAGCCAATCAGTATCGTTGAGTACATCAGCATCTGCATCAGCTTCAGTATCTGCGAGCCAATCAGCATCGTTGAGTACGTCAGCGTCAGCATCAGCTTCAGTGTCAGCAAGTCAATCAGCATCGTTGAGTACATCAGCATCTGAATCAGCTTCAGTATCAGCAAGTCAATCAGCATCGTTGAGTACATCAGCATCTGAATCAGCTTCAGTATCAGCAAGCCAATCAGCATCGTTGAGCACTTCAACTTCTGAATCTATCTCTGTTTCAGCTTCTATTTCAGAATCAATTTCAATCGTTACAAATAACTCTGAATCAGAATCAGCTTCGTCATCTGAGTCAGCATCAGCTTCATTGAGCGATTCAGTTTCAGCAAGTGCGTCTGAGTCAGCGTCTGCATCAGAATCAGTAAGTGCGTCTGAGTCAGCGTCTGCATCAGAATCAGTAAGTGCGTCTGAGTCAGCATCTGCATCAGAATCAGCAAGCACATCAGCTTCAGTTTCTGCATCAGAGTCTGCAAGCTCTTCAGAATCAACATCTGTATCTGAATCAGTATCAGCTTCAGAATCCTATTCTGCATCTGCTAGCCTTTCAGAATCTACATCAACTTCAACTTCAGTTTCAGAATCACTTTCAAGTTCTGAATCAACTTCAGCTTCAATTTCAGAATCAATGTCTGAAAGTGAAACTCCTAAAGTTGGTGAAGTAATCATCACTTACATCCGTGAGAATGATGGTAAAGAAATCCAAAAACCACGTCAAGATACACCAAACTCACCATATGACACTCCATATAACACAACTGAGGAAGGTGAAAAACCTAAGACAATCAAGACTCCAGATGGTAAGACATACAAGATCGTACCAAAAGGTGATTACCCAGTAGGTAAAGTTGACGGTGACGGACACCTTGAATCATCTGATCCAATTAAAGGTAAAGTTGATAAACCTAAATCAACAATCACTTACGTTTATAAAGAAGTGAAAGGTAATGTCTACGTACACTATGTTGATGTCAATGGTAACAAGATTAAAGACGATGTCACTGATGAAAAAGATCAACCAGTTGATAAAGACTATGACACAGTTATTGACAACCGTCCAAAAGAAATCGAATTCCAAGGTAAGACATACGAATTGGTACCAGCTGGTAACTACCCAGTAGGTAAAGTTGACGAACAAGGTCACTGGAATGGTGATGATGCTACAACAGGTAAAGTTGTTGAAGGCGACAAGAACGTAACTTACGTCTACAAACTTAAAGAAGATCCAACGAAACCTAAAGAAGGTGACGTAATCATCACTTACGTAGACGAAAAAGGTAAAGAAATCAAGAAACCTCGTCAAGACACACCAAACTCACCATATGATACTCCATATAACACAACTGAGGAAGGTGAAAAACCTAAGACAATCAAGACTCCAGACGGTAAGACATACAAGATCGTACCGAAAGGTGACTACCCAGTAGGTAAAGTTGATGGCGATGGACACCTTGAATCATCTGACCCAACTAAAGGTAAAGTTGAAAAACCACGTTCAATCATCACTTACGTCTACAAAGAAGTGAAGGGTGACGTTCACGTTCACTATAAAGATACTGAAGGTAAGACAATCAAGACTTCAGTTGTTGATGAAAAAGATCAACCAGTCGATAAAGACTACGATACAGTAGTTGACAATCGTCCTAAGACTATCACAACAACTGATGGTAAAGTTTACGAATTGGTACCAGCAGGTAACTACCCAGTAGGTAAAGTTGATGGACAAGGTCACCTTGAGTCATCAGATGCTACAACAGGTAAAGTTATCGAAGGACGTAAAGATGTTACTTACATCTACAAACTCAAAGAACAACCAGCACAACCTAAGGGTAATGTTTACGTTCACTATGTAGATGAAAATGGTAACACTATCAAACAATCTGTAACAGATGAATTTGGTCAACCAGTAGGTAAAGATTACGATACAGTAATTGATAACCGTCCTAAGACAATTGTTACTGCTGATGGTAAAGTTTACGAATTGGTACCACAAGGTAACTACCCAGTAGGTTCTGTAGATGGTGATGGTCACTTGACAACAACTGACCCAGTGACTGGTAAAGTTATCGAAGGTGATAAGAACGTAACTTACGTTTACAAACTTGTCGATACAACTCCAGAAAAACCAGTAACACCAACTCCAGGTAAACCTGAACAACCAACTCCAGGTAAACCAGTTGATCCAGCTCCTAAAGCTCCAGCTAAAGCTACTCCAGTTAAACCTGCACAAGAAATGGCACAATTGCCAAACACTGGTGAAGAGTCTAACGTAGCAGCTACAGCAGCTCTTGGATTGCTTGCAACTGCATCTGGATTGGCTCTTGCGGCAAAACGCAAAAAAACTGAGGAATAA
- a CDS encoding sugar transferase: MRVHFTNLFGQSPRSVALIAQNDTMKIAKELGANELAIYFYDNSQESSGELNSRLDGIVAGVSYGDIVFFQSPSWNSVAWDTSLIHKFRAVQTKLVMFIHDVPPIMFPSNYFLMPNYIEMYNLCDVVVVPSEQMRDRLIEEGLTVKKIIIQELWDLPHNLDLHKPSFQKKLIFAGNPTRFPHILNWQQETPLHVYAEKEEDKDYSRIQLEGWRNKQELLFDLSKGGFGLVWGNSEKSEDELDYYKLNISYKLSTYLAAGLPVVVPDYLSNADYVREHGLGFVVSSLEEADRCVQECTEEQYAQMVANAQYTAYLISNGYFIKKLFIAAIMALG, encoded by the coding sequence ATGCGTGTACATTTTACGAATTTATTTGGGCAGTCCCCACGTAGTGTGGCCTTGATTGCCCAAAATGATACCATGAAGATTGCCAAGGAGCTTGGTGCCAATGAATTAGCAATCTATTTCTACGATAATAGCCAGGAGTCAAGTGGTGAATTAAATTCCCGCCTTGATGGTATTGTGGCAGGAGTGAGCTATGGCGATATTGTCTTCTTCCAGTCGCCGTCGTGGAATAGTGTCGCTTGGGACACTAGCCTCATTCATAAATTTAGGGCAGTGCAAACCAAACTTGTGATGTTCATCCATGATGTTCCACCTATAATGTTTCCTAGTAATTATTTCCTCATGCCTAACTACATTGAGATGTACAATCTTTGTGATGTCGTCGTTGTTCCATCAGAACAAATGCGTGATCGACTCATTGAGGAAGGGTTAACGGTCAAAAAGATTATTATCCAGGAACTTTGGGATTTGCCTCATAACCTTGACTTGCACAAACCAAGCTTCCAAAAGAAGCTCATCTTTGCTGGTAATCCAACTCGTTTCCCCCACATTCTCAACTGGCAGCAGGAGACACCTCTTCATGTCTATGCGGAAAAAGAAGAAGACAAGGATTATTCCAGAATTCAACTTGAAGGCTGGCGTAATAAACAGGAGCTCTTGTTTGACCTTTCTAAAGGAGGTTTTGGTCTTGTCTGGGGGAATTCAGAAAAATCTGAAGATGAGCTTGATTACTATAAGTTGAATATTTCCTATAAACTCTCTACCTATTTAGCTGCAGGCTTGCCAGTTGTGGTGCCTGACTATCTTTCAAATGCTGACTATGTCAGAGAACATGGCCTAGGCTTTGTCGTTTCGAGTCTGGAAGAAGCAGACCGTTGTGTACAAGAATGTACAGAAGAGCAGTATGCCCAGATGGTTGCTAACGCACAATACACTGCCTACCTCATTAGCAATGGTTATTTCATCAAGAAGCTTTTTATTGCTGCTATAATGGCCCTTGGTTAA